In Bosea vestrisii, a single genomic region encodes these proteins:
- a CDS encoding helix-turn-helix domain-containing protein → MTLISIEQCRGARGMLGWSQADLAAVANVSRATIVDFERGLRVPHRSNLVAIHDAFQRAGIEFIPENGGGAGIRLSRSAES, encoded by the coding sequence ATGACCCTTATTTCGATTGAGCAGTGCAGAGGCGCCCGAGGAATGCTCGGCTGGAGCCAAGCGGATCTCGCTGCGGTAGCGAATGTGTCCCGCGCCACGATCGTGGATTTCGAACGAGGGCTGCGAGTTCCTCATCGCAGTAATCTGGTTGCCATCCATGACGCATTTCAACGGGCAGGCATCGAATTTATTCCCGAAAACGGGGGTGGCGCCGGCATACGCTTATCGCGATCTGCAGAGAGTTGA
- the repC gene encoding plasmid replication protein RepC, protein MVSHISTTPFGRRVLSLAHVASQANAKDRSPEKAVHKWNIFRAVCTAKNRLGVTERALAVLDALLTFHPETVLMGEGLVVFPSNQQLCLRAHGMPPATLRRHLAVLVDCGLIIRRDSPNGKRYARKDRAGEIELAFGFDLAPLVVRAEEFEALAEEVLAEDRALRLVREQITICRRDICKMIATGMEEGVSTHSEGQGPADWTELHELYRNIVGRIPRSAPRTVLEGIATELSLLADEILSLLENHIKSQNPSGNESHSERHIQNSKPDSLIDLDPRSPESRGAIVEFEPQPGRMPDRAYPLGMVLDACPDIIDYSRGGISNWRDFQAAVAVVRPMLGISPSAWLDAQSTLGETEAAVVVAAILQRAEAITSAGGYLRGLTRRAEAGEFSLGPMLMALIGSRKREKQRA, encoded by the coding sequence GTGGTATCCCACATTTCGACGACGCCTTTTGGGCGGCGGGTGCTGTCGCTTGCGCATGTTGCAAGCCAGGCAAATGCCAAGGACAGGTCTCCAGAGAAGGCCGTCCACAAATGGAATATCTTCCGTGCGGTCTGCACGGCCAAGAATCGTCTCGGCGTGACCGAGCGCGCGCTGGCGGTCCTGGACGCACTGCTCACGTTCCATCCAGAGACGGTGCTGATGGGCGAGGGGCTGGTGGTGTTCCCCTCCAACCAACAGCTCTGCTTGCGCGCTCACGGCATGCCGCCGGCGACGCTTAGGCGTCATCTGGCCGTTCTAGTCGACTGCGGTTTGATCATCAGGCGCGATAGCCCGAACGGAAAGCGCTACGCCCGCAAGGATCGAGCTGGCGAAATCGAGCTCGCATTCGGCTTTGACCTGGCGCCTTTGGTCGTCCGCGCCGAGGAGTTCGAGGCGCTGGCGGAAGAGGTCTTGGCCGAGGATAGGGCCCTCAGGCTAGTCCGTGAGCAGATCACGATCTGCCGCCGAGACATCTGCAAGATGATCGCGACGGGCATGGAGGAGGGGGTGTCAACTCACTCTGAAGGCCAGGGCCCAGCCGACTGGACCGAACTGCACGAGCTCTATCGCAACATTGTCGGCCGGATTCCGCGTTCCGCCCCGCGAACGGTTCTCGAGGGGATTGCAACGGAGCTGTCACTGCTCGCCGATGAAATCCTCAGCCTTCTGGAAAATCATATTAAATCCCAGAATCCGAGCGGCAATGAGTCTCATTCTGAGCGCCACATACAGAATTCAAAACCAGACTCCCTCATTGATCTTGATCCTCGCTCTCCAGAGAGCCGGGGGGCGATTGTTGAGTTCGAACCTCAACCGGGGCGAATGCCAGACAGGGCGTACCCGTTGGGAATGGTTTTGGATGCCTGCCCCGATATCATCGATTACAGCCGGGGCGGCATCAGCAATTGGCGTGACTTCCAGGCAGCAGTAGCAGTCGTGCGGCCGATGCTTGGGATTAGCCCCAGCGCTTGGTTGGATGCGCAAAGCACCCTGGGTGAAACTGAGGCTGCGGTTGTGGTGGCGGCCATTCTGCAGCGCGCAGAGGCCATCACCAGCGCAGGAGGATATCTGCGCGGGCTGACACGAAGGGCCGAAGCAGGCGAATTCTCGCTCGGACCGATGTTGATGGCGCTGATCGGCAGCCGCAAGCGCGAGAAGCAACGTGCCTAG
- a CDS encoding IclR family transcriptional regulator, whose translation MTGSQSLERGLNILKLLSQSPEQMGIREVARRCELSAAIIQRLMNTLEEWGYVSQDEVTKRYKLGHAVLSLAHNLARQEPLLEASLAELRQLAREHHLNGFLGIRRDNRGVYLMAVQSDGPLVVRATPGDTFHLHTTALGKILLAAVDDPELRALLGAGQLEAVTSHTMTNPDRLIAQIRKVRVAGHASSIEENLPGISSIAAPIHDAAGAVIAGISVAYPRLLEPAPTTGSIADLVIAAATRISQQLGFESHATSHQ comes from the coding sequence ATGACCGGAAGCCAATCTCTTGAGCGCGGCCTCAACATACTGAAATTGCTATCGCAATCGCCTGAACAAATGGGTATTCGGGAGGTTGCGCGCCGCTGTGAGCTTAGCGCAGCAATCATCCAGCGCTTGATGAACACGCTGGAGGAATGGGGCTATGTCTCCCAGGATGAGGTCACAAAACGTTACAAGCTCGGCCATGCGGTTTTGTCCCTGGCGCACAACCTCGCGCGTCAGGAACCGCTTCTGGAAGCCTCACTCGCTGAGTTGCGCCAACTTGCCCGCGAGCACCATCTCAACGGCTTCCTTGGGATTCGGCGTGACAACCGGGGCGTGTATTTAATGGCGGTGCAAAGCGATGGCCCGCTGGTCGTAAGAGCGACGCCGGGCGACACATTTCACTTGCATACCACTGCCCTCGGCAAAATCTTGCTTGCCGCCGTCGACGATCCCGAGTTGCGCGCCTTACTAGGGGCAGGGCAACTCGAGGCGGTAACGTCCCACACAATGACAAATCCCGATCGGCTGATCGCCCAGATCCGCAAGGTGCGCGTGGCAGGCCACGCCAGTTCCATCGAGGAAAATCTGCCGGGTATCAGCTCGATTGCAGCGCCAATTCATGATGCGGCCGGCGCCGTGATTGCCGGCATCAGCGTGGCCTATCCGCGGCTACTCGAGCCGGCGCCAACAACAGGTTCTATCGCCGATCTCGTGATCGCCGCGGCGACACGCATTTCCCAGCAGCTCGGCTTTGAAAGTCACGCTACCTCACATCAGTGA
- the repB gene encoding plasmid partitioning protein RepB, with the protein MTKKAPRRSIVASFGALSQTVSEAELERTAPDEAEPQFASPPPRVPAGVIGATQRTLSDIREERDRLQAIVDAGAPGIADIDARLIDPSPFPDRLPDDDPSTFEAFKKSIAEDGQRVPVQLRPHPDQDGRYQVIYGHRRVRVAQELGVPVKAFIRPLSDSDLVVSQGLENASRQDLSWIERAVFARQMESAGVRARDIRGALSLDDPELAKMRSVWRSVPREMITAIGRAPKIGRPRWLELAAALERSEGNVPRALETLSADKVRTQPSDLRFQIVLAALSEAPKASQKTSLDLQAEGRRRLGKASFDGREIRLVVEAESAAAFASFFRKELPALMERFEASQDDG; encoded by the coding sequence ATGACGAAGAAAGCCCCTCGCCGCTCGATCGTCGCTAGCTTCGGTGCCCTCTCGCAGACAGTCTCGGAAGCCGAGCTGGAACGTACTGCGCCGGACGAAGCAGAGCCGCAATTCGCTTCACCGCCGCCACGTGTTCCTGCCGGCGTGATTGGCGCAACGCAACGAACTCTTTCGGACATTCGCGAGGAGCGTGATCGCCTGCAAGCGATCGTCGACGCAGGTGCCCCCGGCATCGCCGATATCGACGCCAGGCTGATCGACCCATCGCCATTTCCCGACCGCTTGCCTGACGATGACCCTTCGACTTTCGAGGCCTTCAAGAAGTCTATCGCTGAGGATGGGCAGCGCGTCCCCGTGCAATTGCGCCCTCACCCTGACCAGGATGGTCGATACCAGGTCATTTACGGTCATCGCCGTGTTCGGGTCGCCCAAGAACTCGGCGTCCCGGTCAAGGCCTTTATCCGGCCGCTATCCGATAGCGACCTCGTGGTCTCGCAGGGCCTCGAGAATGCAAGCCGCCAGGACCTCAGCTGGATCGAGCGAGCAGTCTTTGCCAGGCAAATGGAAAGCGCCGGCGTTCGTGCGCGCGATATCAGAGGCGCCTTGTCGCTCGATGATCCCGAGCTGGCGAAGATGCGATCCGTCTGGCGCTCAGTACCGCGCGAGATGATCACGGCGATCGGGCGCGCACCTAAGATTGGGCGCCCGCGCTGGCTGGAGTTGGCCGCCGCGTTAGAGCGGTCAGAGGGCAACGTGCCGCGCGCTTTGGAAACCTTGTCAGCTGACAAGGTTCGGACCCAGCCGTCCGACCTGCGGTTTCAGATCGTTCTGGCCGCGCTATCCGAAGCCCCGAAAGCGAGCCAGAAGACCAGCCTTGATTTGCAGGCTGAAGGACGGCGCCGCCTCGGGAAGGCGAGCTTTGACGGACGCGAGATACGTCTGGTGGTCGAGGCGGAATCGGCGGCGGCGTTCGCGTCCTTTTTCAGGAAGGAGCTGCCCGCTTTGATGGAACGATTCGAGGCCTCGCAAGACGACGGCTGA
- a CDS encoding threonine synthase, translating into MPSLWRYAAMLPLDASEAVSLGEGLTPLVPIPGIGARLGLAQLYLKDETRNPTWSHKDRFSTVAVSVARSLGARVVATSSSGNAGASLAAYAARAGLTAIVVTFAESAGTMIDQAQKYGAIIVPMRHKADRWQVLAEGMDRDRWFVTSPFRSPVVGSHPIGIEGYKTLAWELVEQLDGRVPDWCAVPVCYGDALSGLWQGFRQLHASGIITRLPRLIAAEVHGSLATALAQGSEQVSDVGASFATLAISLGASRSAYQALAALRESGGLAVPIGNEGLLELQQDLASSEGIFAELSSVISLAAISALRRNGTIAEADTVVAIATASGLKDIEISRSRQAAIDGFDGPAEALRYLEQVADL; encoded by the coding sequence ATGCCCTCGCTTTGGCGCTATGCAGCGATGCTGCCGCTTGATGCGTCCGAGGCCGTGTCACTTGGCGAGGGGCTGACGCCGCTCGTGCCGATACCGGGCATAGGGGCACGCCTTGGATTGGCGCAACTTTACCTTAAGGATGAGACGCGTAATCCAACCTGGTCGCACAAGGATCGCTTTTCGACCGTAGCGGTCTCGGTAGCGCGAAGTTTGGGGGCTCGCGTTGTCGCCACCAGTTCGTCGGGGAATGCTGGAGCGTCGCTCGCCGCCTACGCAGCGCGCGCAGGGCTAACCGCGATCGTGGTGACCTTTGCCGAAAGCGCCGGCACCATGATCGATCAGGCGCAAAAGTATGGCGCCATCATCGTGCCGATGCGCCACAAGGCGGATCGCTGGCAGGTCCTCGCCGAAGGCATGGATCGCGATCGGTGGTTTGTCACTTCGCCGTTCCGCTCACCAGTCGTCGGCAGCCACCCCATTGGCATCGAAGGCTACAAGACGTTGGCATGGGAGCTCGTCGAGCAGCTTGATGGTCGCGTGCCCGACTGGTGCGCAGTCCCCGTTTGTTACGGAGACGCGCTATCTGGATTATGGCAGGGGTTCAGGCAGCTGCATGCATCCGGCATAATCACTCGGCTGCCGCGCCTGATCGCGGCTGAAGTCCATGGCTCGCTGGCGACGGCGCTGGCGCAAGGTTCGGAGCAAGTATCCGATGTTGGTGCGAGCTTTGCGACGCTCGCGATTTCCCTCGGCGCTTCTCGCAGCGCGTATCAGGCGCTTGCGGCTTTGAGAGAATCCGGGGGCCTGGCAGTACCAATTGGGAACGAGGGGCTTCTCGAACTCCAGCAAGATCTGGCTTCGAGCGAAGGGATATTTGCGGAGCTTTCTTCTGTCATCTCGCTCGCTGCCATAAGCGCCTTGCGCCGCAACGGAACGATCGCGGAAGCCGACACAGTCGTCGCCATCGCGACAGCGAGCGGGCTCAAGGACATCGAAATATCGCGGTCGCGGCAGGCCGCCATCGACGGCTTCGACGGGCCGGCCGAGGCACTCCGCTACCTCGAACAGGTCGCAGACCTTTAA
- the repA gene encoding plasmid partitioning protein RepA: MPDALAQKAMYSSNPAERVWRHARVLSQQLNALRERMYPPHAQKSLRHFLTNEVSKLTSIPDSTLKLMSNEGKGPLPARLENNHRAYTLAQINELRQLFAAQKPAEALRFLPHRRQGEHLQVLAIANFKGGSAKTTTSLHLAHYLALQGYRVLAIDLDPQASLSAMFGAQPEMDVAANETVWAALRYDAERRPLSEVIRHTYFPGVDLIPGNLEVMEFEYETPRILAQARKTDTLFFERLGLAIKEVESAYDVVVLDTPPSLGYLTLGAIYASTGMVVTIHPAMLDVASMGQFLLMMGDLVNVISQERATMRQDFFRYLITRHNPYDKPQTEIVSMLRMLFPDDVLMPAAVESTAVEAAGLAKRSIYELEPGEIGRDAFKRARESFDAVNEGILELINESWGRR, translated from the coding sequence ATGCCGGACGCTCTAGCGCAAAAAGCCATGTACTCTTCTAACCCCGCTGAGCGCGTATGGCGGCACGCCCGGGTGCTCTCGCAGCAGCTGAATGCACTGCGCGAGCGCATGTATCCGCCCCATGCGCAAAAGAGCCTTCGACACTTTTTGACGAACGAAGTGTCCAAACTAACGTCGATTCCCGATTCGACTCTCAAGCTGATGTCGAACGAGGGCAAAGGCCCCCTCCCCGCTCGCTTGGAAAACAATCACCGGGCTTACACGCTTGCGCAGATCAATGAGCTCCGCCAGTTGTTCGCGGCGCAAAAACCCGCGGAGGCCTTACGCTTTCTGCCACATCGTCGGCAGGGCGAGCATCTCCAGGTCCTCGCGATCGCTAATTTCAAGGGCGGTTCGGCCAAGACCACCACAAGCCTGCATCTTGCTCACTATCTGGCACTGCAGGGCTATCGCGTGCTTGCGATCGACCTCGACCCGCAAGCGTCGCTGTCGGCGATGTTCGGCGCCCAGCCGGAGATGGATGTCGCGGCCAACGAAACCGTGTGGGCAGCGTTACGTTATGACGCGGAACGCCGCCCGCTCAGCGAGGTGATCCGGCATACCTATTTCCCTGGCGTCGACCTCATCCCTGGCAACCTCGAAGTCATGGAGTTCGAGTACGAGACGCCGCGCATCCTGGCTCAGGCCAGAAAGACCGACACGCTGTTCTTCGAGCGGTTGGGTCTTGCCATCAAGGAAGTCGAATCCGCCTACGACGTCGTCGTCCTCGATACGCCTCCGTCACTCGGATACCTCACGCTTGGCGCAATTTACGCCTCGACCGGCATGGTGGTCACGATTCATCCCGCAATGCTCGACGTCGCATCGATGGGGCAGTTCCTGCTGATGATGGGCGATCTGGTCAATGTGATCTCGCAAGAGCGCGCCACGATGCGACAGGATTTCTTCCGCTATTTGATCACGCGCCATAATCCGTATGACAAGCCGCAGACCGAGATCGTGTCGATGCTCCGGATGCTGTTTCCCGACGACGTCTTGATGCCAGCCGCGGTGGAAAGCACGGCTGTGGAAGCGGCGGGTCTTGCCAAGCGCAGCATCTACGAGCTTGAGCCAGGCGAGATCGGCCGTGACGCATTCAAGCGCGCTCGCGAATCGTTTGATGCAGTGAACGAGGGAATTCTCGAGCTGATCAACGAGAGCTGGGGACGGCGATGA
- a CDS encoding WGR domain-containing protein: protein MDSVIETNSPRLQMLVLDRSDPRQNMACFYVLAVEPTLFGDAALVREWGRRGSLGRRRLDLYGDLDEAAEALEVWLLRKTKRGYRIVLQAGRGWEDLDRARQI, encoded by the coding sequence ATGGACAGCGTCATCGAGACGAACTCACCCCGCCTGCAGATGCTGGTGTTGGATCGCAGCGATCCGCGGCAGAACATGGCCTGTTTCTATGTGCTGGCCGTGGAACCAACGCTGTTCGGCGACGCGGCTCTGGTGCGCGAATGGGGACGACGGGGCAGCCTTGGCCGGCGCCGTCTTGATCTCTACGGAGATCTCGATGAAGCCGCTGAGGCGCTCGAGGTTTGGCTACTCAGAAAGACGAAGCGTGGCTATCGGATCGTGCTGCAGGCGGGGAGGGGCTGGGAGGATCTTGATCGAGCTCGACAGATCTAG
- a CDS encoding LuxR family transcriptional regulator, translating into MYIIERSPVAGALRHHLYCEMQIPGETMLSDVAIDWDVLEEISDIGDAGGAAGYKEHVNKLLQRYGIDCWLVTALQPVTAADAWQSGIFMNAWPEPWYRRYLAAGHYRHDPCVARSLESRRPFAWQDLSVEVPLHGSAEAVMAEARAFGLKQGVCVPLHAPAGGLAVVTMAGEAIDDAPRTVQILELIALKAFWSLSGLRPIRRPSSEQPPHLSTREREVLQWFAAGKTDWEIGQILGIAHATVTAHRRNMRAKLGTTNIAHTIAEAVRLNLIQL; encoded by the coding sequence GTGTACATAATCGAACGAAGCCCTGTTGCTGGCGCATTACGTCATCATTTATATTGTGAAATGCAAATTCCAGGTGAAACGATGCTGTCTGATGTCGCAATCGACTGGGACGTGCTGGAGGAAATCTCCGATATCGGTGACGCTGGTGGAGCAGCCGGTTACAAAGAACACGTGAACAAGCTGCTGCAGCGCTATGGCATAGATTGCTGGCTTGTGACCGCACTGCAGCCGGTAACCGCCGCTGACGCTTGGCAATCAGGTATCTTCATGAACGCCTGGCCGGAACCATGGTACCGTCGCTACCTCGCCGCCGGACATTATCGCCATGATCCCTGCGTCGCCCGCAGTCTGGAGAGTCGGCGTCCATTCGCGTGGCAGGACCTTTCGGTTGAGGTTCCGCTACACGGGTCTGCGGAAGCCGTTATGGCCGAAGCCCGCGCTTTCGGCCTGAAGCAAGGTGTCTGCGTACCATTGCATGCGCCAGCGGGGGGACTAGCCGTTGTAACTATGGCCGGTGAAGCGATCGATGATGCTCCGCGCACGGTCCAGATCCTGGAACTCATAGCGCTAAAGGCATTTTGGTCGTTATCGGGTCTGCGCCCCATACGCCGGCCGAGTAGCGAACAACCACCCCATCTCTCGACGCGGGAGCGAGAAGTCTTACAGTGGTTTGCCGCGGGCAAGACGGACTGGGAAATTGGCCAGATTCTCGGTATTGCACACGCGACGGTAACCGCGCATCGTCGCAATATGCGGGCGAAGCTCGGCACCACAAATATCGCTCACACGATTGCGGAAGCGGTTCGTCTCAATCTAATTCAACTCTGA
- a CDS encoding tripartite tricarboxylate transporter TctB family protein, with the protein MTTRLTAALLSLIAATAALVSVGYGLWRHGAPGAGFLPFTAAALLLTTSIGVAATPAKGTDGDTLEAGRLLRYGAVIALYPLLILIIGTFAATAAVFLLILRGIEQRSWIAASVCSLAATAGSWILFGYLLDVPLPNGLLD; encoded by the coding sequence ATGACAACGCGTCTTACAGCAGCGCTCTTAAGCCTCATCGCCGCTACGGCAGCTTTGGTTTCCGTCGGCTACGGTCTTTGGCGCCACGGCGCCCCGGGGGCAGGGTTCCTACCTTTCACGGCCGCAGCCTTGCTGCTCACCACCAGCATAGGTGTCGCCGCGACTCCGGCGAAGGGGACCGATGGCGACACGTTAGAAGCTGGCCGCCTGCTGCGGTATGGCGCCGTGATCGCGCTCTATCCGTTGCTGATTTTGATCATTGGCACGTTTGCGGCGACCGCCGCGGTCTTCCTCCTCATCCTGCGCGGAATCGAACAACGCTCCTGGATCGCTGCCAGCGTCTGCTCGCTCGCTGCGACCGCCGGTAGCTGGATCCTCTTTGGCTATCTCTTGGACGTGCCACTCCCAAACGGCCTTTTGGACTAA
- a CDS encoding helix-turn-helix domain-containing protein, translating into MDVRALVGINVQRLRRGRGLTQLELSLQSGFTRAYLSGLEAGKRNPRLLSLERLASVLEVQIEDLVRRSKSGFGSSDGG; encoded by the coding sequence ATGGACGTTCGCGCGCTCGTCGGAATCAACGTGCAGCGGCTCCGACGCGGTCGGGGGCTCACTCAGCTTGAGCTGTCGTTGCAGTCGGGCTTCACGCGCGCCTATCTTAGTGGGCTCGAGGCCGGCAAGCGCAATCCAAGATTGCTCTCGCTCGAGCGGCTGGCGAGCGTGCTCGAGGTTCAGATCGAGGATCTGGTGCGTCGATCAAAATCAGGGTTTGGGAGCAGCGATGGAGGGTGA
- a CDS encoding MbcA/ParS/Xre antitoxin family protein, which translates to MAQAMKASSQSESLVLSYMDRAGRIAIGQLADGFGMSKSQLAETAGLARETLYRVERSSAPKAQGRLREMLEIISRVTEWAGGKEQAMAWYRAQPLPAFGGRTAEALVKDGKAAAVRDYLDHMAVGGFA; encoded by the coding sequence ATGGCTCAAGCCATGAAGGCTTCATCTCAAAGCGAGTCGTTGGTCCTGTCCTATATGGATCGGGCTGGCAGGATCGCGATCGGTCAGCTCGCGGACGGCTTTGGGATGTCCAAGTCCCAGCTCGCGGAGACGGCTGGTCTTGCGCGGGAGACCCTCTACCGGGTCGAGCGCAGCAGTGCGCCAAAGGCCCAGGGGCGGCTTCGTGAAATGCTAGAGATCATCAGCCGCGTCACCGAATGGGCTGGTGGCAAGGAACAGGCTATGGCTTGGTATCGGGCTCAGCCATTGCCGGCATTCGGCGGGCGAACGGCCGAGGCCCTCGTCAAGGACGGCAAGGCTGCGGCCGTCCGGGACTATCTCGACCATATGGCTGTCGGCGGATTTGCGTGA
- a CDS encoding Bug family tripartite tricarboxylate transporter substrate binding protein: MNRRDLLVTAFAAGGLGYSPLEALADSYSPRTVTITVGFAAGGAGDLATRVIADHVRLTHKIPVGRDFRPGAGGTLAADQLARAKPDGTTLSLYSASPIIVAPHLQKVPYDPLKDFTYIGSYVAIAIPFFVRSDSRLQGWDNVLEYARANPSGLRWATAAPRGVAHIATEAAFAREGVRTTFVPFSGGAEAITALLGGHIHAVVSSDYGPHLDSGSVRLLIETGPDSIPGLPDVPTFKSRGYPISIPASYGLIGPAGLPNSVIEWWQNSIRELSQTEVYQTFLRTIRGTATLQDPATFTRTVHDGYRAVGVQLAAMGLKT, translated from the coding sequence ATGAATAGGCGTGACTTACTTGTCACCGCATTTGCGGCTGGCGGTCTCGGCTACTCACCGCTCGAGGCGCTCGCCGACAGCTACTCGCCGCGAACGGTCACCATCACCGTCGGCTTCGCCGCCGGCGGGGCAGGGGACCTAGCTACACGGGTCATCGCCGATCACGTTCGGCTCACCCACAAGATACCGGTGGGTCGCGATTTCCGGCCCGGGGCCGGAGGCACGCTCGCGGCCGATCAACTTGCCCGAGCCAAACCCGACGGCACGACTTTGTCCTTGTATTCGGCAAGCCCGATCATCGTGGCGCCTCATCTCCAGAAAGTCCCTTATGACCCCCTGAAGGATTTCACTTACATCGGCAGCTATGTCGCCATCGCGATTCCGTTCTTCGTGCGCAGCGATAGTCGCCTCCAAGGTTGGGATAATGTGCTCGAATACGCCCGTGCCAATCCCAGCGGCTTGCGATGGGCGACCGCGGCTCCGAGGGGCGTAGCTCACATTGCGACCGAAGCGGCATTTGCTCGGGAGGGAGTGAGGACGACATTCGTTCCGTTCTCAGGTGGCGCGGAAGCCATTACAGCCCTGCTTGGAGGACATATTCATGCTGTCGTCTCCTCGGACTATGGCCCGCACCTCGACTCTGGCAGCGTGCGCCTTCTAATCGAGACGGGCCCCGATTCGATCCCCGGCCTGCCTGATGTTCCGACTTTCAAGAGCCGAGGCTATCCCATCAGCATTCCGGCGTCTTACGGCCTTATCGGCCCCGCTGGACTGCCCAATAGCGTGATTGAATGGTGGCAGAACAGCATTCGCGAGCTGTCGCAGACCGAGGTTTACCAAACATTCCTGCGCACCATACGCGGGACGGCTACCCTTCAAGATCCTGCAACCTTTACCCGAACAGTGCATGACGGCTATCGGGCGGTGGGCGTCCAGCTTGCTGCGATGGGGCTGAAGACGTGA
- a CDS encoding M24 family metallopeptidase — MLLNQDRLTAHLQRENLAAIVASTPENVTYTSGFWAMTQWIRRGPQAYVILPVPGQGEPVIITSTATLDLVADQRPWIDEVRRFGSFAVVANARELDPTSLRHRDLHALPDDGDALSALAGALQRAGLARARIGVDEVGLMPGDWGRLQERLPSATLVPAASLLRQVRAVKTDEEIARLKTAAGIAERSIAAALSVARTGVSEIELARAFHAQTVLEDAVPVLGCIGSGPRSALMNVQPSERALTSGDVLRFDVGGRYRHYRADIARIATVGEPDGEIRRFHRALLAGVEHACEIIRPGMRASSVFEITVETVRRAGIPDYARNHVGHGIGLDGYDLPDLSPGSSDLIEEGMVLCIETPHYDLGRWGLQVEDMVVVRAGGVESLMTTSGDISVVG; from the coding sequence ATGTTGCTCAACCAAGATCGCCTGACGGCGCATCTGCAGCGGGAAAATCTCGCCGCAATAGTGGCGTCGACGCCGGAGAACGTCACTTATACCAGCGGGTTCTGGGCCATGACCCAGTGGATTCGGCGGGGGCCCCAGGCCTATGTTATCTTGCCAGTGCCGGGGCAGGGCGAGCCCGTCATAATCACGAGCACAGCAACGCTCGACCTGGTCGCCGACCAGCGCCCCTGGATCGATGAGGTCCGGCGCTTCGGCTCATTTGCAGTCGTCGCAAACGCCCGGGAACTCGATCCAACAAGTCTGCGCCATCGCGACCTGCACGCCCTTCCTGATGATGGCGACGCGTTGTCGGCCCTTGCGGGAGCGCTGCAGCGGGCAGGGTTGGCACGGGCCCGGATCGGCGTTGACGAAGTCGGGTTGATGCCGGGAGATTGGGGCCGACTGCAGGAGCGCTTGCCCTCGGCAACGCTTGTGCCGGCCGCGTCGCTCCTGCGCCAAGTACGAGCGGTCAAGACCGACGAAGAAATCGCGCGCTTGAAAACAGCCGCGGGTATTGCGGAGAGGTCGATCGCTGCGGCGCTTTCGGTCGCGCGAACCGGGGTTAGCGAGATTGAACTCGCCCGCGCGTTTCATGCCCAGACCGTCCTGGAAGACGCAGTTCCGGTGCTCGGTTGCATCGGCTCGGGTCCTCGGAGCGCGCTGATGAACGTCCAACCTTCCGAGCGCGCGCTGACGTCTGGTGACGTGCTTCGCTTCGACGTCGGCGGCCGTTATCGACACTATCGCGCCGACATTGCCCGGATTGCCACGGTGGGCGAGCCGGATGGCGAGATTCGCCGTTTCCACCGGGCGCTGCTCGCTGGCGTGGAGCACGCCTGCGAGATCATCCGACCTGGAATGCGAGCCTCCTCGGTCTTCGAGATCACTGTCGAAACGGTGAGGCGAGCTGGCATTCCAGATTATGCCCGCAATCATGTCGGCCACGGCATCGGGCTTGACGGTTACGACCTTCCCGACCTCTCGCCCGGTAGTTCCGACCTTATTGAAGAGGGCATGGTCCTATGTATCGAGACACCCCACTACGATCTTGGTCGCTGGGGCCTGCAGGTCGAGGATATGGTCGTTGTTCGGGCAGGCGGTGTCGAAAGCCTGATGACCACTTCCGGCGATATCAGCGTGGTCGGCTAA